In the Wyeomyia smithii strain HCP4-BCI-WySm-NY-G18 chromosome 2, ASM2978416v1, whole genome shotgun sequence genome, one interval contains:
- the LOC129722042 gene encoding uncharacterized protein LOC129722042, with the protein MDAERDLSKFLYQLSREIVTSRDYSDCNINKICSKYYEHSNYPDKERLRKLVADLKRKLQIYQQETTSVSPSTSFDHETLSTHQCNCNTRGQQTSFAVHQENESFSVKCVGTQSVPFIPRLMVTDETHYQAKSAHSFPSRNSHNTVASCPSNACELSKHQETPRSSQESETLIEQILLKHSGINDTSSEVLMRMAASDRVLYDNCNKGQCPLHGHDKFASNVAGPSSSCANGGARTQRKTTCNCPLKQCKHFDKRNTACGAGGIGCSACASDAPTLKQEPIERNSSRVGCCGKKRKKKPSCTRNPQCKGKK; encoded by the coding sequence ATGGATGCCGAACGTGATCTGTCAAAATTTCTGTACCAACTATCGCGAGAAATTGTGACGTCCCGTGACTACTCGGATTGtaacataaataaaatttgcagCAAATATTATGAACATTCAAACTATCCAGATAAGGAACGATTGCGCAAGCTTGTTGCAGATCTGAAACGAAAGCTGCAAATTTACCAACAGGAAACGACATCCGTCTCCCCTTCGACTAGCTTTGATCATGAAACATTATCAACCCACCAATGCAACTGCAATACCAGGGGACAACAAACTTCCTTCGCGGTGCATCAAGAAAATGAATCGTTTTCGGTAAAATGTGTGGGAACGCAATCAGTTCCGTTTATCCCACGACTAATGGTTACAGATGAAACCCATTATCAAGCTAAATCGGCTCACTCCTTTCCAAGTAGAAATTCCCATAACACTGTTGCCAGCTGCCCAAGCAACGCTTGTGAATTGTCAAAACACCAGGAGACTCCACGATCATCGCAAGAATCTGAAACTCTCATAGAGCAGATTTTGCTAAAGCATTCGGGTATAAACGACACTTCTAGTGAAGTTTTGATGCGTATGGCAGCTAGTGATCGTGTTCTCTACGACAACTGCAACAAGGGCCAGTGTCCACTTCATGGGCACGACAAATTTGCGAGCAACGTGGCTGGTCCCAGCTCATCTTGTGCCAATGGTGGAGCTCGTACCCAGCGCAAGACAACTTGCAACTGTCCTTTAAAGCAGTGTAAGCATTTTGACAAAAGAAATACGGCCTGTGGCGCTGGAGGGATTGGGTGCAGTGCGTGCGCAAGTGATGCACCAACTCTGAAGCAGGAACCGATTGAACGGAATTCATCACGTGTTGGCTGCTGCGGTAAGAAGCGCAAGAAGAAACCATCCTGTACTCGTAATCCCCAGTGTAAGGGGAAAAAATAG